A part of Pararhizobium sp. A13 genomic DNA contains:
- the hisI gene encoding phosphoribosyl-AMP cyclohydrolase — MTVEFAPPPADKVELESGSAFTPRFDSNGLITAVVTDAGDGTLLMVAHMNAEALALTVETGIAHYYSRSRKSLWKKGETSGNLQNVVELRTDCDQDALWLKVRVAGHDATCHTGRRSCFYRVVDAKDGVTTLNIVDTEIHFHPDDVYGKN; from the coding sequence ATGACCGTTGAATTTGCCCCACCGCCCGCCGACAAGGTGGAACTGGAATCCGGTTCCGCATTCACGCCCCGTTTCGACAGCAACGGACTGATCACCGCCGTCGTCACAGATGCCGGCGACGGCACGCTTCTGATGGTCGCGCATATGAACGCCGAAGCGCTCGCGCTCACCGTCGAGACCGGTATTGCTCACTACTACAGCCGTTCGCGCAAAAGCCTCTGGAAGAAGGGCGAAACCTCCGGTAACCTGCAGAATGTTGTGGAACTGCGTACCGATTGCGACCAGGATGCATTATGGCTGAAGGTTCGTGTTGCCGGTCATGATGCGACTTGCCACACCGGCCGCCGCTCCTGCTTCTACCGTGTCGTTGACGCCAAGGACGGTGTCACGACACTTAACATTGTTGATACCGAAATTCATTTCCATCCAGACGACGTCTACGGCAAAAATTAA
- a CDS encoding patatin-like phospholipase family protein: MLNWTFNRSGITADASAPGGPSHSLTSPPPEQMKPPKSKIALALGGGAARGWAHIGVLKALDEEGIEVGMIAGTSIGALVGGCYLAGKLDELETFARSLTMRRIAGLLDFAIGGGGLFGGLRLTKRMQEHLQDISIENLDRPFVAVATEVNSGHEVWIGEGSLITAIRASYALPGIFEPIKSNNRTLMDGALVNPVPVSVCRAYEQQLVVAVNLNYDLYGRSAVIKHRADNQAIDNQPQPARHATTRLGMTGVMVQAFNIIQDRISRARLAGDPPDLALHPKLNDIGLSEFHRAGEAIDRGYHETKSRLSELKRLQDVMVRS; the protein is encoded by the coding sequence ATGTTGAACTGGACATTTAATCGCAGCGGGATCACAGCAGACGCGTCGGCGCCCGGCGGTCCCTCCCACTCGCTAACCTCACCTCCTCCCGAACAAATGAAGCCGCCAAAATCCAAGATCGCCCTCGCCCTTGGTGGCGGTGCCGCGCGCGGCTGGGCCCATATCGGCGTCCTCAAGGCGCTGGATGAAGAAGGCATCGAAGTCGGCATGATCGCCGGTACGTCGATCGGCGCGTTGGTGGGCGGCTGCTATCTTGCCGGAAAACTCGATGAACTCGAAACGTTCGCGCGTTCGCTGACCATGCGGCGCATTGCCGGCCTGCTCGATTTCGCCATTGGCGGCGGCGGCCTGTTCGGCGGCTTGCGCCTGACGAAGCGCATGCAGGAACATCTGCAGGATATTTCCATCGAAAACCTGGACCGGCCATTTGTTGCTGTCGCGACCGAGGTCAACTCCGGCCACGAGGTCTGGATCGGCGAAGGATCGTTGATCACCGCGATCCGCGCCTCCTATGCGCTGCCCGGCATCTTCGAGCCGATCAAGTCCAACAACCGTACACTGATGGATGGCGCACTCGTCAATCCGGTGCCGGTATCGGTCTGCCGCGCCTATGAGCAGCAACTCGTCGTTGCCGTGAACCTTAATTACGATCTCTATGGCCGCTCCGCGGTGATCAAGCATCGCGCCGATAATCAGGCGATTGACAATCAGCCTCAGCCGGCGCGCCACGCGACGACGCGTCTTGGCATGACCGGTGTCATGGTTCAGGCCTTCAACATCATTCAGGACCGCATCTCACGCGCCCGCCTTGCCGGAGACCCGCCGGATCTGGCGCTGCACCCCAAGCTGAACGACATCGGATTGTCGGAATTTCACCGCGCCGGCGAAGCGATCGATCGCGGCTATCACGAAACCAAGTCGAGGCTCAGTGAGCTCAAGCGGCTGCAGGACGTGATGGTGCGCTCGTAA
- a CDS encoding iron-sulfur cluster assembly scaffold protein, translating into MMDEIYNSRILEFAGNIPRSGRLEHPDAEASAHSKLCGSRVRIGLKMEGDVVTDFAHEVKACALGQASSSIMARYVVGATAGEIRQAREDMLGMLKADGEGPSGRFEDMRFLKPVKDYKARHASTMLTFEAVVDAIGQIEAARLVKAAV; encoded by the coding sequence ATGATGGATGAAATTTATAACAGCAGGATTCTCGAGTTCGCCGGGAATATCCCGCGAAGCGGCAGGCTCGAGCATCCCGATGCCGAGGCGAGCGCGCATTCCAAGCTCTGCGGCTCGAGGGTCCGCATCGGCTTGAAAATGGAGGGTGATGTTGTCACCGACTTCGCCCATGAGGTGAAGGCATGCGCCCTGGGACAGGCTTCTTCATCGATCATGGCGCGTTACGTTGTTGGTGCGACAGCCGGTGAAATCCGTCAGGCGCGGGAGGACATGCTGGGCATGCTCAAGGCGGACGGCGAGGGGCCATCCGGCCGCTTCGAGGACATGCGGTTCCTGAAGCCCGTGAAGGACTACAAGGCCCGCCACGCTTCGACGATGCTGACTTTCGAAGCCGTGGTCGATGCGATCGGCCAGATCGAAGCTGCCCGTCTCGTCAAGGCGGCTGTCTGA
- a CDS encoding PAS domain-containing protein, translating into MRSKTTIEVYAYWDELRGHRDVPARGQIEPADIRHILPDLFILEKTPRGEIRFRLAGTRICALFARELRGSRFDALWLGEQTTRLERIAGDVMAQKAPVVLTAAAIAGTADHLPTELVLLPLRSPDGSVDRIIGALVPLSRPHWLGATPVNFLDLGGIRVLDIEKTSPFLQNRPEISLPASPRPVADNGLAGAIRRVLHLRVFEGGRRD; encoded by the coding sequence ATGCGCAGCAAAACCACAATCGAGGTCTACGCCTACTGGGACGAGTTGCGAGGACATCGCGACGTGCCGGCCCGCGGCCAGATCGAGCCTGCCGACATTCGGCATATTCTGCCGGATCTCTTCATCCTGGAAAAAACGCCACGGGGTGAAATTCGCTTCCGATTGGCCGGTACGCGCATCTGTGCATTGTTTGCCCGCGAGTTGCGCGGCTCGAGGTTCGACGCGCTGTGGCTTGGCGAACAGACGACCCGGCTTGAGCGAATCGCCGGCGACGTCATGGCACAAAAGGCTCCCGTCGTCCTGACGGCCGCGGCCATCGCCGGCACGGCCGATCATCTGCCAACCGAACTTGTCCTGCTGCCGCTGAGGTCTCCCGACGGCAGTGTCGATCGCATCATCGGTGCGCTCGTTCCGCTGTCGCGGCCACATTGGCTTGGGGCGACCCCCGTCAACTTCCTCGATCTTGGCGGAATTCGTGTACTCGATATCGAAAAGACCAGCCCATTTTTACAGAACCGTCCCGAAATCTCCCTGCCCGCAAGTCCGCGCCCTGTTGCGGACAACGGTCTAGCCGGCGCGATCCGCCGCGTTCTTCATCTGCGCGTCTTCGAAGGCGGTCGGCGCGACTAG
- a CDS encoding nitroreductase, with the protein MKTEISLREYLATRRSIPAFQMGGPGPGTAEIEEMLKLASRVPDHGKLAPWRFIVYRGEERVRISAELAKMALAAKPDLSEEMIKVENTRLTRAPVVVAVVSKAAPHFKVPEWEQLMSAGAVCLNLLMAANAHGYASNWLTEWYAFDEKAYALLGVQPGEKIAGFIHVGTPQVPPTERPRPELADIVTWVGEDN; encoded by the coding sequence ATGAAAACTGAAATCAGTCTGCGTGAATATCTGGCGACCCGCCGCTCCATTCCAGCCTTTCAGATGGGCGGCCCAGGCCCCGGAACGGCCGAAATCGAGGAGATGTTGAAGCTCGCATCCCGCGTTCCGGATCACGGCAAGCTCGCGCCCTGGCGCTTCATCGTCTACCGCGGCGAGGAGCGGGTGCGAATCAGCGCCGAGCTTGCGAAGATGGCGCTAGCCGCGAAACCCGACCTCTCTGAAGAGATGATCAAGGTAGAAAATACCCGCCTGACCCGAGCGCCCGTTGTCGTTGCCGTCGTCAGCAAGGCGGCGCCGCATTTCAAGGTTCCGGAATGGGAGCAGCTGATGTCCGCCGGTGCCGTCTGCCTCAACCTTCTGATGGCCGCCAATGCGCATGGCTATGCTTCCAACTGGCTGACGGAATGGTATGCCTTCGATGAAAAGGCCTATGCGTTGCTCGGCGTGCAGCCGGGTGAAAAGATTGCAGGCTTCATCCATGTCGGCACGCCGCAAGTACCGCCGACGGAGCGCCCGCGACCTGAACTGGCCGACATCGTCACCTGGGTCGGCGAGGACAACTGA
- a CDS encoding CBS domain-containing protein has product MSVTAILNEKGRQVFTVDPHSLVRAAVRLLHENRIGAIVVVKPGDRIAGILTERDVVAAMDKYGAACLDKPVSALMWSKVHSCTEEMSIHDIMEIMNSMRARHLPVEKNGRLVGIVSIGDAVRHHIRAIESEAEHIKAYIAGQDGKTVHL; this is encoded by the coding sequence ATGTCAGTCACTGCAATTCTGAATGAAAAAGGCCGTCAGGTGTTTACCGTCGATCCGCATTCGCTGGTGCGCGCTGCGGTCCGGTTGCTCCATGAAAACCGTATTGGTGCCATCGTTGTCGTCAAACCCGGTGACCGGATCGCTGGCATTTTGACGGAGCGCGACGTGGTCGCCGCTATGGACAAGTACGGCGCGGCATGTTTGGACAAGCCGGTTTCCGCCTTGATGTGGTCCAAGGTCCATAGTTGCACGGAAGAGATGAGCATCCACGACATCATGGAAATCATGAACAGCATGCGCGCGCGCCATCTTCCGGTCGAAAAGAACGGTCGCCTCGTGGGTATCGTCTCGATCGGCGACGCCGTAAGGCATCATATCCGCGCGATCGAAAGCGAGGCCGAGCACATCAAGGCCTATATTGCCGGGCAGGACGGCAAGACTGTCCACCTATAG
- the yidD gene encoding membrane protein insertion efficiency factor YidD, whose translation MCSEPGFPGHDVQAAHRPYSGRNYAGPFRKTPGRLFGMAFIRLYQLTLSGFIGNSCRHIPTCSEYGYEAIARHGFWPGGWMVLFRFMRCGPGGTSGFDPVPETLDATKHWWTPWRYWRPSTAKIGTAKK comes from the coding sequence ATGTGCAGCGAGCCGGGATTCCCAGGCCATGACGTTCAGGCGGCCCATCGGCCCTATTCCGGCCGGAACTATGCGGGGCCGTTTCGCAAGACGCCCGGGCGGCTCTTCGGCATGGCCTTTATCCGGCTCTATCAACTGACGCTCTCCGGCTTCATCGGCAATTCCTGCCGGCATATCCCCACCTGTTCGGAATACGGCTACGAGGCGATCGCCCGCCATGGCTTCTGGCCGGGTGGCTGGATGGTTTTGTTTCGTTTCATGCGGTGCGGACCAGGCGGAACGAGCGGTTTCGATCCGGTCCCGGAGACGCTTGACGCGACCAAACATTGGTGGACGCCCTGGCGTTACTGGCGCCCGAGCACTGCGAAAATCGGCACTGCGAAAAAATGA
- a CDS encoding flavin reductase family protein, whose amino-acid sequence MFYETAQNAHGLAHDPFKAIVSPRPIGWIGSRAADGSLNLAPYSFFNAISDTPKLVMFSSSGRKDSVRNIEETGEFTANFVSHDLKDAMNVTSAPVPHGESEFALAGLTPVEGRLVRAPFVAEAYAVLECKVTETFRPKALDGSASESHVVIGQVVGIHIREEAISDGRFDMAKARPIGRMGYMDYCDAGDVFEMFRPKR is encoded by the coding sequence ATGTTTTACGAGACCGCGCAAAACGCCCACGGACTTGCCCATGATCCTTTCAAGGCGATCGTCTCGCCGCGACCGATCGGCTGGATCGGCTCACGGGCAGCGGACGGCAGCCTCAATCTGGCGCCCTATTCCTTCTTCAACGCGATCAGCGACACGCCGAAGCTGGTGATGTTCTCGTCATCCGGCCGCAAGGATTCGGTCCGCAACATCGAGGAAACCGGCGAATTCACCGCCAATTTCGTCAGTCACGACCTGAAGGACGCGATGAACGTGACATCGGCTCCGGTGCCCCATGGAGAGAGCGAATTCGCTCTTGCCGGATTGACGCCGGTCGAGGGCAGGCTGGTCCGGGCGCCGTTTGTCGCCGAGGCTTATGCGGTGCTCGAATGCAAGGTGACGGAGACGTTTCGGCCTAAGGCGCTTGATGGTTCGGCCTCCGAAAGTCATGTCGTCATCGGCCAGGTTGTCGGCATCCATATCCGCGAGGAAGCGATAAGCGACGGGCGCTTCGATATGGCCAAGGCCAGGCCGATCGGGCGTATGGGCTATATGGACTATTGCGATGCCGGCGACGTCTTCGAGATGTTCAGGCCAAAGCGGTAG
- a CDS encoding lysophospholipid acyltransferase family protein, whose product MQFKELSYANENDRRLKRWFIRSMEGLAGRNRYAKLYNQWRHDIVGKSDRIFGEMLELISVRLRVQGEWPPRHLPDTPVVIVANHPFGIGDGIAVLSLAEQLGRPFRVLINNELMKVPEMAPYSLPISFEETKEALALNMQTRHEAVRLLKEGVTLVVFPAGGVATARKGFGRAEDLPWKMFPAKLIQAAKASVIPIYFEGQNGPLFHLASKVSMTLRISLLIREFRRLSGTTISSRIGNLIAWEELGAIADRKDILTRIYDAVFSMAPPRRRFLGKTVS is encoded by the coding sequence GTGCAGTTCAAAGAGCTGTCTTACGCCAACGAGAATGATCGACGGCTGAAGCGTTGGTTCATACGCTCGATGGAAGGCCTTGCCGGGCGCAACCGCTACGCCAAGCTCTATAATCAGTGGCGCCATGACATCGTCGGCAAAAGCGACCGCATTTTCGGCGAGATGCTGGAACTGATCAGTGTGCGCTTGCGCGTCCAGGGTGAATGGCCCCCGCGTCATCTGCCGGATACGCCGGTGGTGATCGTCGCCAACCATCCCTTCGGCATCGGTGACGGCATCGCGGTCCTGTCGCTCGCCGAACAGCTCGGCCGTCCATTCCGGGTGCTGATCAACAATGAGCTGATGAAGGTGCCGGAGATGGCGCCTTATTCGCTGCCGATCTCGTTCGAGGAAACCAAGGAAGCGCTGGCGCTCAACATGCAGACACGCCACGAGGCTGTTCGTCTCTTGAAGGAAGGCGTAACGCTGGTCGTTTTCCCGGCCGGCGGCGTCGCGACCGCCAGGAAGGGCTTTGGACGCGCGGAAGACCTTCCATGGAAGATGTTTCCGGCAAAACTCATCCAGGCCGCCAAGGCGAGCGTCATTCCGATCTATTTCGAGGGCCAGAACGGCCCGCTGTTTCATCTCGCCAGCAAGGTATCGATGACGCTGCGCATTTCGCTGCTCATCCGCGAGTTTCGCCGTCTTTCGGGAACCACGATTTCATCGCGCATCGGCAATCTGATTGCCTGGGAAGAGCTCGGCGCCATTGCGGATCGCAAGGATATCCTGACCCGGATTTACGACGCCGTCTTTTCCATGGCGCCGCCGCGCCGCCGGTTCCTCGGCAAAACGGTCTCCTGA
- a CDS encoding DUF1697 domain-containing protein — protein sequence MTTYVALLHSIVLGAGRRVVMSELRSTVESIGFRSPRTLVATGNLVFEADNEAVVDVEAALETAFARDFGKHVDIIARTADDWIGLAAGNPFAAASGADAQNVIVRVMRAPLTDDIPTALKRYCGGGEQIRLVNGDLWIHFPGKPSTSKLLSALTTKRLGAGTLRNWNTVRGLADMIEG from the coding sequence ATGACGACCTATGTCGCCTTGCTGCACAGCATCGTTCTCGGCGCCGGACGCCGCGTCGTCATGTCGGAATTACGGTCGACGGTTGAAAGCATCGGCTTCCGATCGCCGCGCACGCTGGTCGCCACCGGCAATCTGGTCTTCGAAGCCGACAATGAAGCGGTGGTCGACGTGGAAGCGGCGTTGGAAACGGCGTTCGCCCGCGATTTCGGCAAGCATGTCGATATCATCGCGCGAACGGCTGACGATTGGATCGGGCTTGCTGCGGGCAACCCGTTTGCGGCGGCAAGCGGAGCGGATGCGCAGAATGTCATCGTCCGGGTGATGCGCGCGCCGCTCACCGACGATATCCCGACCGCTCTCAAGCGCTATTGCGGCGGCGGCGAACAGATCCGGCTCGTCAATGGCGATCTGTGGATTCATTTTCCCGGCAAACCCAGCACATCCAAGCTGCTGTCGGCACTGACGACGAAGCGCCTCGGCGCCGGCACGTTGCGCAACTGGAACACGGTGCGCGGGCTTGCCGATATGATCGAAGGCTGA
- the thrS gene encoding threonine--tRNA ligase, translating to MSDAVSLTFPDGSVRGYAAGTTGRDVAESISKSLAKKAIAIALDGELRDLSDPVATGRLEIVTREDARALELIRHDTAHVMAEAVQELWPGTQVTIGPVIENGFYYDFAKDEPFTPDDLPKIEKRMKEIIQRNKPFTKEVWSRDKARQVFADKGEKYKVELVDAIPENQDLKIYYQGDWFDLCRGPHMASTGQIGNAFKLMRVAGAYWRGDSNNPMLTRIYGTAWRTQEELDQYLHVLAEAEKRDHRRLGREMDLFHFQEEGPGVVFWHGKGWRVFQTLVAYMRRRLAGTYQEVNAPQVLDKSLWETSGHWGWYRDNMFKVTVAGDDTDDDRVFALKPMNCPGHIQIFKHGLKSYRELPIRLAEFGNVHRYEPSGALHGLMRVRGFTQDDAHVFCTDEQMAAECLRINDLILSVYEDFGFKEIVVKLSTRPDKRVGDDALWDRAESVMMEVLKTIEAQSEGRIKTGILPGEGAFYGPKFEYTLKDAIGREWQCGTTQVDFNLPERFGAFYINQNSDKQQPVMIHRAICGSMERFLGILIENFAGHMPLWISPMQVVVATITSEADDYGREVAELLRDAGLNVETDFRNEKINYKVREHSVTKVPVIIVCGMREAEERTVNIRRLGSQAQTPMTLDEAIASLVSEATPPDLKRKAERRNKAAA from the coding sequence ATGTCTGACGCTGTTTCCCTTACATTTCCCGATGGTTCCGTCCGCGGTTACGCCGCGGGCACGACGGGCCGTGATGTCGCCGAATCGATCTCGAAGTCGCTTGCAAAGAAGGCCATCGCGATCGCGCTGGATGGCGAGCTGCGCGACCTGTCCGACCCGGTTGCGACCGGCCGGCTTGAGATCGTCACCCGCGAGGACGCCCGCGCGCTGGAACTGATCCGCCACGACACGGCCCACGTGATGGCCGAAGCCGTGCAGGAATTGTGGCCGGGAACGCAGGTGACCATTGGTCCGGTGATCGAGAACGGCTTCTACTACGATTTCGCCAAGGACGAGCCCTTCACGCCGGACGATCTGCCGAAGATCGAAAAGCGGATGAAGGAGATCATCCAGCGCAACAAGCCCTTCACCAAGGAGGTCTGGTCGCGCGACAAGGCGCGCCAGGTGTTTGCCGACAAGGGTGAGAAGTACAAGGTCGAACTGGTCGATGCCATCCCCGAGAACCAGGACCTGAAGATCTATTATCAGGGCGACTGGTTCGATCTCTGCCGCGGGCCGCATATGGCGTCCACCGGCCAGATCGGCAACGCCTTCAAGCTGATGCGGGTGGCCGGTGCCTATTGGCGCGGTGACTCGAACAATCCGATGCTGACGCGCATCTACGGCACGGCCTGGCGCACGCAGGAAGAGCTGGACCAGTATCTTCATGTTCTGGCGGAAGCCGAGAAGCGCGACCACCGCCGCCTCGGCCGCGAGATGGACCTGTTCCATTTCCAGGAAGAAGGCCCGGGCGTCGTGTTCTGGCACGGCAAGGGCTGGCGCGTCTTCCAGACGCTGGTCGCCTATATGCGCCGGCGCCTGGCTGGCACCTATCAGGAAGTCAACGCACCGCAGGTGCTCGACAAGTCGCTGTGGGAAACCTCCGGCCACTGGGGCTGGTATCGTGACAACATGTTCAAGGTGACGGTCGCCGGCGACGACACCGATGATGACCGCGTCTTCGCCCTGAAGCCGATGAATTGCCCCGGCCACATCCAGATTTTCAAGCACGGCTTGAAATCCTACCGTGAACTGCCGATCCGGCTTGCCGAGTTCGGCAATGTGCATCGCTACGAGCCCTCGGGCGCGCTGCATGGCCTGATGCGCGTGCGCGGCTTCACGCAGGACGATGCGCACGTCTTCTGCACCGACGAGCAGATGGCAGCAGAGTGCCTGCGCATCAACGACCTCATCCTGTCGGTCTACGAGGACTTTGGTTTCAAGGAAATCGTGGTCAAGCTCTCGACCCGTCCGGACAAGCGCGTCGGCGATGACGCTCTGTGGGATCGTGCCGAAAGCGTGATGATGGAGGTGCTGAAAACCATCGAGGCACAGTCGGAAGGCCGCATCAAGACTGGCATCCTGCCGGGCGAGGGCGCTTTCTATGGACCGAAGTTCGAATATACGCTGAAGGACGCCATCGGCCGCGAATGGCAGTGCGGCACGACGCAGGTGGACTTCAACCTGCCGGAACGGTTCGGCGCCTTCTACATCAACCAGAATTCGGACAAGCAGCAGCCGGTGATGATCCACCGCGCCATCTGCGGATCGATGGAGCGCTTCCTCGGAATCCTCATCGAGAATTTCGCCGGTCACATGCCGCTGTGGATTTCACCGATGCAGGTCGTTGTCGCGACCATCACCTCCGAGGCCGACGACTACGGCCGAGAAGTTGCCGAGCTGCTGCGTGATGCCGGGTTGAATGTCGAGACCGACTTCCGCAACGAGAAGATCAACTACAAGGTCCGTGAGCATTCGGTGACCAAGGTGCCGGTGATCATCGTCTGCGGCATGCGGGAAGCGGAAGAGCGCACCGTCAACATCCGCAGGCTGGGATCGCAGGCGCAGACGCCGATGACGCTCGACGAGGCGATTGCCTCGCTCGTTTCGGAGGCAACGCCGCCGGATCTCAAGCGGAAAGCGGAGCGGCGAAACAAGGCTGCTGCCTGA
- a CDS encoding rhomboid family intramembrane serine protease yields MTDQPEGATPPQDAETEKPARVREPAFNLPAGLVGILAVLVAVHAVRTYLLPHSVDEELIFNFAFLPARYDHPLAEQGLAWLWSPITYSFLHGSWEHLIFNGFWMVAFGAPVIRRIGMARLAVFWCLSAVAAVALHIAFHWGDMAVVVGASGVVAGLMGAAARFVFSPSGRISRQFAHLNRRLSVGEALSNRSVVFFGGIWFLTNFLIGFGVFAFGGAASIAWEAHIGGFLFGFLLFGFFDPRN; encoded by the coding sequence ATGACAGACCAACCGGAGGGCGCGACGCCGCCGCAGGATGCCGAAACGGAAAAGCCGGCGCGCGTGCGCGAACCGGCATTCAATCTGCCTGCAGGCTTGGTCGGTATCCTGGCGGTCCTGGTGGCCGTTCACGCCGTCCGCACCTATCTGCTGCCGCATTCTGTCGATGAAGAACTGATCTTCAATTTCGCCTTTCTGCCTGCGCGCTACGACCATCCGCTGGCGGAGCAGGGCCTCGCCTGGCTCTGGAGCCCGATCACCTATTCGTTCCTGCACGGATCCTGGGAACATCTGATTTTCAACGGCTTCTGGATGGTGGCCTTTGGGGCGCCCGTCATTCGCCGGATCGGTATGGCGCGTCTCGCAGTCTTCTGGTGCCTGTCGGCCGTGGCCGCGGTCGCGTTACATATCGCATTCCACTGGGGCGATATGGCCGTTGTCGTCGGAGCCTCGGGCGTCGTTGCCGGCCTGATGGGGGCTGCTGCCCGCTTCGTCTTTTCTCCCAGCGGCCGCATCAGCCGGCAGTTTGCCCATCTGAACCGCCGTCTGTCTGTCGGTGAAGCGCTGTCGAACCGTTCGGTCGTGTTCTTCGGCGGCATATGGTTCCTCACGAACTTCCTGATCGGTTTCGGCGTCTTTGCCTTTGGCGGCGCAGCAAGCATTGCCTGGGAGGCACATATTGGCGGTTTCCTGTTCGGCTTCCTTCTGTTTGGCTTTTTTGATCCGCGGAATTGA
- a CDS encoding PilZ domain-containing protein, translating to MYSFQQPQTAGPKQHNESAFQRVSVNLTGRLMLANHDEFECTAIDMSPGDVLFTCDARPRTGERIIAYVDHVGRLEGTVSRLAENAFVIQINATDRKREKLAAQLTWIANKHELGLPEDRRHDRLAPRKTRTEITLDDGSKYVCRIIDLSLSGAAVDIETRLPLGTAVLLGSMKGRVVRHFQEGMAIEFLGVQSREALREFL from the coding sequence ATGTATTCGTTTCAGCAACCGCAGACTGCCGGCCCCAAGCAGCACAACGAAAGCGCATTTCAACGCGTTTCGGTGAACCTGACCGGTCGGCTCATGCTTGCGAACCACGACGAATTCGAATGCACCGCGATCGACATGTCACCGGGCGACGTTCTTTTCACCTGCGACGCGCGGCCGCGCACCGGCGAACGCATCATCGCCTATGTCGATCATGTCGGCCGCCTGGAAGGCACTGTTTCGCGTCTTGCCGAAAACGCCTTCGTCATCCAGATCAATGCGACCGACCGAAAGCGCGAAAAGCTCGCCGCCCAGTTGACCTGGATTGCCAACAAGCACGAGCTCGGCTTGCCGGAAGATCGGCGGCATGATCGTCTTGCGCCCCGCAAGACCCGCACCGAAATCACGCTCGACGACGGCAGCAAATATGTCTGCCGCATCATCGACCTGTCGCTGTCCGGCGCTGCCGTCGACATCGAAACCCGCCTGCCACTCGGCACAGCCGTCTTGCTCGGCAGCATGAAGGGCCGCGTCGTCCGCCATTTCCAGGAAGGCATGGCGATCGAATTCCTCGGGGTCCAATCGCGCGAAGCTCTGAGAGAGTTTCTCTAG
- the folE gene encoding GTP cyclohydrolase I FolE — MDAIVKNFPALPATDGRPSQKEAEDAVRVLLRWAGDDPQREGLLDTPARVAKAYKELFSGYELAAEDVLGRTFEEVGGYDDIVLVKDIPFFSHCEHHMVPIIGKAHIAYLPDGKVLGLSKIARVVDIYGRRLQTQETMTAQIAKAIDDTLQPRGVAVMIEAEHMCMAMRGVQKQGSTTLTTTFTGVFKTEPAEQARFMTLLRGFK; from the coding sequence ATGGACGCCATAGTCAAGAATTTTCCTGCCCTGCCTGCCACCGATGGCAGACCGAGCCAGAAGGAGGCTGAGGACGCCGTTCGCGTTCTCTTGCGTTGGGCCGGTGACGACCCGCAACGCGAAGGGCTTCTCGATACGCCGGCGCGCGTTGCCAAGGCCTACAAGGAACTGTTCTCGGGATACGAACTCGCCGCCGAGGACGTTCTTGGCCGTACCTTCGAAGAAGTTGGCGGCTATGACGACATCGTGCTCGTCAAGGACATTCCGTTTTTCTCCCACTGCGAACACCATATGGTGCCGATCATCGGCAAGGCGCACATCGCCTATCTGCCTGACGGAAAGGTACTTGGCCTGTCGAAGATTGCCCGCGTCGTCGACATCTATGGCCGCCGCCTGCAGACGCAGGAAACCATGACCGCCCAGATCGCCAAGGCGATCGACGATACGCTGCAGCCGCGCGGCGTCGCCGTGATGATCGAGGCCGAACATATGTGCATGGCGATGCGCGGCGTTCAAAAGCAGGGCTCGACAACGCTGACCACCACCTTTACCGGTGTCTTCAAGACCGAGCCCGCCGAACAGGCCCGCTTCATGACCTTGCTCAGGGGCTTCAAGTAA